A genomic segment from Bacteroidota bacterium encodes:
- a CDS encoding prolipoprotein diacylglyceryl transferase has product MLLILLRSFAKITDWLYFALGESPSLDFRFLPVYSYGFFVAIGFLVGAQIATIELRRREKLGLLTGNESEITVGEGITPFELVFYFLFGFVLGFKIIGFFSYFTELSTYILPLKEYMLSMSHGSWIGGILVGAGLCYYYYYAKNKEKLPQPIKKKITIFPSDTMGDLVVIAAVLGVLGSNLFNYFEDPSDYETFWQDPVGSLFSGLSIYGGLICAAIGFAIYARIKKFNLLHFFDCIAPAFIVANGIGRLGCQVSGDGDWGVANLHAKPSFIPQFLWSSHYEHNIIDADPHNYIPGCVEEHCHLLSQAAYPTPIYEFLMCLVIFAILWGIRKRFTNRPGIVVTAFMVLIGLQRYSIEQLRDIGERELTYLFGIGFRQSELISIVLFVGGIVGTIYLWRYYQRKGAEIKKENS; this is encoded by the coding sequence ATGCTCTTAATCCTCCTCCGCTCTTTCGCCAAAATCACCGACTGGCTCTATTTTGCCCTCGGTGAATCTCCCTCTTTAGATTTTCGGTTTCTACCGGTATATAGTTATGGATTTTTTGTGGCGATTGGCTTCCTCGTTGGTGCACAGATTGCTACCATCGAATTGCGCCGTCGCGAAAAATTAGGCTTGTTAACCGGCAATGAAAGCGAAATAACTGTTGGTGAAGGGATTACCCCTTTTGAGTTGGTCTTCTATTTCCTCTTCGGGTTTGTATTGGGATTCAAGATAATCGGCTTCTTCTCTTACTTCACCGAACTCAGCACCTACATACTCCCGCTCAAGGAATACATGCTTTCTATGAGTCATGGCAGTTGGATAGGTGGGATATTGGTTGGCGCCGGCTTATGCTATTACTACTATTACGCTAAAAACAAAGAGAAACTACCGCAACCAATTAAAAAGAAGATTACCATTTTCCCCTCTGACACAATGGGCGATCTCGTGGTGATTGCAGCGGTGCTGGGGGTGCTGGGGTCCAATCTCTTCAACTATTTTGAAGACCCTTCGGACTATGAAACCTTTTGGCAAGACCCGGTCGGTTCTCTCTTCAGCGGACTTTCTATTTACGGCGGACTAATTTGTGCAGCCATTGGCTTTGCTATCTACGCACGGATTAAGAAATTTAACCTGCTTCACTTTTTTGATTGTATTGCTCCCGCTTTTATCGTTGCCAACGGTATCGGTCGTTTGGGTTGTCAGGTTTCGGGAGATGGTGATTGGGGTGTAGCAAACCTACACGCCAAACCTTCTTTCATACCGCAATTTCTGTGGAGCAGCCACTACGAGCATAACATCATAGATGCAGACCCTCATAATTATATCCCCGGTTGTGTAGAAGAGCATTGTCACCTTCTCAGCCAAGCGGCTTATCCTACTCCCATCTATGAGTTCCTGATGTGTCTGGTCATCTTTGCCATACTCTGGGGCATTCGCAAACGATTTACAAACCGGCCTGGAATCGTCGTCACAGCTTTCATGGTGCTTATAGGACTTCAGCGATATTCCATAGAGCAACTGCGCGACATCGGCGAACGTGAATTGACTTATCTTTTTGGAATAGGATTTCGTCAATCTGAACTGATTTCGATTGTGTTGTTTGTTGGTGGTATTGTCGGCACCATTTATTTATGGAGATATTATCAGAGAAAGGGAGCGGAAATCAAAAAAGAGAATAGTTAA
- a CDS encoding GxxExxY protein — MIINQITSAIIDHSIHIHRELGPGLFESVYEEILCHALTRHGLQVERQKEIPIVFQGIKINSAFRADLIIESKVLVELKSVEFLSHVHKKQVVTYLRLTGLQIGLLINFNESKLVDGIQRIANRYVDGN, encoded by the coding sequence ATGATTATTAATCAAATTACTTCCGCGATTATTGACCACAGTATTCATATTCATAGAGAATTAGGGCCGGGGTTATTTGAATCTGTTTATGAAGAAATATTGTGTCATGCACTTACCAGACACGGGTTGCAAGTAGAGCGTCAAAAAGAAATACCTATCGTATTTCAGGGAATTAAAATCAATTCAGCCTTTCGTGCAGACCTGATAATAGAAAGCAAAGTTTTGGTAGAACTTAAATCTGTAGAATTCCTTAGCCACGTTCATAAGAAGCAGGTAGTTACTTATTTACGCCTCACTGGACTACAAATAGGATTACTGATTAATTTCAACGAATCAAAACTGGTAGATGGAATCCAGCGCATCGCCAATAGATATGTAGATGGTAATTAA
- a CDS encoding Gfo/Idh/MocA family oxidoreductase, which produces MVRIGVFGVGHLGKIHVKLLKEIPGYEIVGFYDPDDDNSSKAEEEFGLTRFDSPKKLMASCDAIDIISPTITHYSIAQEAVKMSKHIFVEKPMTESLKDAKHLVKLVEEAGVKAMVGHVERFNPALLSVNKKLLQPVFIEVHRLAQFNPRGTDVSVVLDLMIHDIDIILSLVKANIKRISASGVAIVSKSPDIASARIEFDNGCVANVTASRISLKSMRKIRIFQPGAYVSMDFLAKKSEIIRIEDELPTDVVQPLEIELADHTKKYIVYEAPETEDNNAIKMELELFLKAIIENKPVPVSIQDGYNAMDVAHQILDKIEQQMSHRK; this is translated from the coding sequence ATAGTACGGATAGGAGTTTTTGGTGTGGGCCATTTGGGTAAGATTCACGTCAAGTTATTGAAGGAAATTCCCGGATATGAAATCGTGGGGTTTTATGACCCCGACGATGACAATTCATCCAAGGCAGAGGAAGAATTTGGCCTCACCCGTTTCGATTCTCCCAAGAAGTTGATGGCTTCCTGCGATGCGATTGATATTATTTCGCCCACCATCACGCACTATTCTATCGCACAGGAAGCGGTGAAAATGTCGAAACACATTTTTGTTGAGAAGCCAATGACCGAAAGTCTGAAAGACGCAAAACATTTGGTGAAGTTGGTGGAAGAAGCGGGTGTCAAAGCGATGGTGGGGCACGTAGAGCGTTTCAATCCGGCCTTGCTCAGTGTGAATAAGAAATTGCTACAGCCGGTTTTTATCGAGGTGCATCGGTTGGCGCAGTTCAATCCACGTGGAACGGATGTTTCGGTAGTGCTCGATCTGATGATTCATGATATTGACATCATTCTGAGTTTGGTGAAAGCCAACATCAAAAGAATCAGCGCCAGCGGAGTGGCTATTGTCAGTAAATCGCCGGACATTGCCAGTGCGCGGATTGAATTTGACAACGGCTGTGTGGCGAATGTGACCGCCAGCCGCATCTCGCTAAAGAGTATGCGAAAGATACGCATCTTCCAACCAGGGGCCTATGTCAGCATGGATTTTCTGGCTAAGAAAAGTGAAATCATCCGCATAGAAGATGAACTGCCTACCGATGTCGTCCAGCCTTTAGAGATTGAACTGGCAGACCATACCAAGAAATATATTGTTTATGAAGCACCCGAAACGGAGGATAACAATGCTATAAAGATGGAACTGGAACTGTTTCTAAAGGCTATTATCGAAAACAAGCCCGTTCCGGTAAGCATTCAGGATGGATACAACGCCATGGACGTGGCTCACCAAATTCTGGACAAGATTGAACAGCAGATGAGCCATAGAAAATAG
- a CDS encoding sugar transferase: MKKRRGIIGWYVAGDYFASMLAWYSLFLFRKVTIEGNQLNLTLPFDDRNFFVAIIIVPFVWLLFHYITGTYTDLYKKSRLQELGKTLVVTFFGSIIIFFILLLDDYVRRYSDYYLTFTVLLLFQFIFTMIFRIIILNRAKKNIRAGQVAFQTLMIGSSQKANELYEDLKKEKAFSGFQFCGYLELNGYEKNTLTSELKELGKLADLEKVIESHPDIEEVMIAMETSEHPKLNDIINRLADKNITIRIIPDMYDILSGTVRMNHAIGEAFIEIPPVMLSEWEKITKRWFDVLFSLLSLVLISPVLLLVAIRIKLEDGGPFFYKQERLGHYGKPFFIYKFRSMKMDAEHSGPQLTKENDDRITRIGKDIRKYRIDELPQFINVLKGEMSVVGPRAERRFFADQIIRVAPHYRHLFRVQPGITSLGMVKYGYASTVEEMVKRLKYDIVYIENMSVVLDFKIMIFTVLTVLHGRGK, translated from the coding sequence ATGAAAAAGCGGCGGGGCATTATTGGGTGGTATGTGGCCGGTGATTATTTCGCCTCCATGCTGGCTTGGTACTCGCTCTTTCTTTTCAGAAAGGTGACCATTGAAGGAAACCAGCTCAACCTCACACTGCCCTTCGACGACCGAAACTTTTTTGTCGCCATCATCATCGTGCCTTTTGTATGGCTCCTGTTTCATTACATCACCGGTACCTATACCGACTTGTATAAGAAATCGAGACTACAGGAACTGGGCAAAACGCTCGTGGTTACTTTTTTCGGAAGCATCATCATCTTTTTCATCCTGCTGCTCGATGATTATGTGCGCCGCTATTCAGACTACTACCTCACCTTCACCGTACTGCTGCTTTTCCAATTCATATTTACCATGATCTTCCGAATCATAATATTAAATCGGGCGAAGAAAAATATCAGAGCGGGCCAAGTGGCTTTCCAAACCCTGATGATTGGCAGCAGCCAGAAAGCAAATGAATTGTATGAAGATTTGAAGAAAGAAAAAGCCTTCTCGGGTTTTCAGTTCTGCGGCTATTTAGAATTGAACGGCTATGAAAAAAATACACTGACCTCTGAACTGAAAGAGTTGGGGAAGCTCGCTGATTTAGAGAAAGTGATTGAATCGCACCCCGACATTGAAGAGGTGATGATTGCCATGGAAACATCGGAACATCCGAAATTGAATGACATCATCAATCGTTTGGCTGATAAAAATATTACCATTCGGATCATCCCGGATATGTATGATATTCTTTCGGGCACGGTGCGCATGAACCACGCGATTGGTGAGGCCTTTATAGAAATCCCTCCGGTGATGTTGAGCGAATGGGAGAAAATTACGAAGCGATGGTTTGATGTGTTGTTCTCGCTGCTCTCTTTGGTGTTGATTTCGCCGGTGCTGCTGTTGGTGGCTATTCGGATTAAACTGGAAGACGGCGGGCCATTCTTTTATAAGCAGGAAAGATTAGGACACTATGGCAAGCCCTTCTTCATCTATAAGTTCCGCTCCATGAAGATGGATGCCGAGCACAGCGGCCCGCAGTTGACGAAAGAAAACGATGATCGGATTACACGGATTGGTAAAGACATCCGCAAATACAGAATAGATGAACTGCCACAGTTCATCAACGTGTTGAAAGGAGAAATGAGTGTGGTAGGCCCGCGCGCGGAAAGAAGGTTCTTCGCTGATCAAATCATTCGCGTAGCTCCTCATTATCGTCACCTCTTTCGAGTTCAACCGGGCATCACTTCCTTGGGTATGGTGAAATATGGCTATGCCTCCACCGTAGAAGAAATGGTGAAACGACTGAAGTATGACATTGTTTACATTGAGAACATGAGTGTAGTCCTCGATTTTAAAATTATGATTTTTACGGTGCTCACCGTATTGCACGGACGAGGAAAATAG
- a CDS encoding T9SS type A sorting domain-containing protein, with translation MKKVALVILTLACFSFVQAESWTIVSFGFGFSPDSITVQYGDTILFQLDSAFNAQEVNQATWMANDSTPVLGFRTSQGGGTVTGLSAGTHYYVSDSNAYMGMKGRIFVTPAPTVRFRKSADTIVESNLIVPVFVETNNTTNQPIQFMVSLQTSLTTASANLDFTFINRVFIKPPGLSVDTVFINVLDDQLIENDENIVLQFSNTSPNLEVTADSLYTLQILDNDTLSVSFVGAAFTYQESAGIVPVKVALSSPVAYDNSITVTLDTGNAEKGLDFICLDATTLNFPAYSIDTQIVWVELINDSLPEGVEQINFSLGNPIGGARLGISAYTIFIIDDDMVNEVPNDQWSVAVKLFPNPAHNEMTLQSEVPLENVRIFDATGRTLVQPFSIDKGNNRIDISSLAPGIYFLSSDFGANILRHRFIKNE, from the coding sequence ATGAAGAAAGTTGCTTTAGTAATTCTTACGCTTGCATGTTTTAGCTTTGTTCAGGCAGAAAGCTGGACCATTGTTTCCTTTGGTTTTGGCTTCTCTCCTGATTCTATTACTGTACAATATGGCGACACCATCCTGTTTCAACTGGATTCAGCGTTCAATGCTCAAGAAGTGAATCAGGCTACATGGATGGCTAACGACAGTACTCCGGTTCTTGGCTTTAGAACTTCTCAAGGTGGCGGAACCGTTACGGGACTTTCTGCGGGAACACATTACTACGTGAGCGATTCAAATGCGTATATGGGAATGAAAGGAAGGATCTTTGTGACACCGGCTCCCACAGTAAGATTTAGGAAGTCAGCGGATACAATTGTTGAGAGCAATTTGATAGTTCCTGTTTTTGTGGAGACGAATAACACAACGAATCAGCCAATTCAATTCATGGTCTCGCTTCAAACCTCCCTGACTACGGCCAGTGCCAATCTTGATTTTACTTTCATCAATCGGGTCTTTATTAAGCCTCCGGGGTTGAGCGTTGATACCGTATTTATTAACGTGCTAGATGATCAACTGATTGAGAACGACGAGAACATAGTATTGCAGTTCAGCAATACTTCGCCAAATCTTGAGGTAACAGCAGATTCTTTATACACTCTTCAAATTTTGGATAATGACACGCTGTCTGTTTCTTTTGTTGGCGCTGCATTTACCTATCAGGAAAGCGCCGGTATCGTTCCGGTGAAGGTGGCGCTCTCGTCACCTGTCGCGTATGACAATTCTATTACCGTAACTTTGGACACTGGAAATGCAGAGAAGGGCTTGGACTTTATTTGTCTGGACGCTACGACATTGAACTTCCCGGCTTATAGTATAGATACCCAGATTGTATGGGTGGAACTGATCAACGACTCGCTCCCCGAAGGGGTTGAGCAAATAAACTTCAGTTTGGGAAACCCCATCGGTGGCGCTCGATTGGGGATTTCGGCCTATACTATTTTTATAATTGATGACGACATGGTAAATGAAGTTCCCAATGACCAATGGAGTGTCGCAGTGAAACTTTTTCCTAATCCTGCTCACAATGAAATGACCCTACAATCAGAAGTTCCCTTGGAAAATGTACGGATATTTGATGCAACCGGGCGAACGCTGGTTCAGCCTTTTAGCATAGACAAGGGAAATAATAGAATAGACATTTCTTCACTTGCACCCGGAATCTACTTTCTCTCTTCTGATTTCGGAGCCAACATTTTAAGGCATCGGTTTATCAAGAATGAGTAA
- a CDS encoding YqgE/AlgH family protein has translation MLENKKTWNYEFEKNKSLQPGQMLLSEPFMDDDNFRRSVILLCENDSENGTVGLILNRGLQVALNELDNDFPMFKGKVWFGGPVATDTLQFLHSLGDELEGTIRLSEHLYWGGNFEQLKLLIKEGKVGVNDVRFYLGYSGWSVGQLEEEMKSNSWIVAKASYKYVFQTPIESLWKDIMKDMGGVYNTMSGYPENPMFN, from the coding sequence ATGCTAGAAAATAAAAAGACCTGGAACTACGAATTCGAAAAGAACAAATCGCTCCAACCCGGGCAAATGCTGCTTTCTGAACCCTTTATGGATGATGATAATTTCAGACGAAGTGTCATACTGCTATGTGAAAATGATTCAGAGAATGGCACCGTAGGTCTTATTCTCAACAGAGGTCTTCAAGTTGCTTTGAATGAACTGGATAATGATTTCCCCATGTTTAAGGGAAAGGTATGGTTTGGGGGACCGGTGGCTACCGACACCTTACAATTTCTCCACTCTCTGGGTGATGAGTTGGAAGGGACGATTCGTCTTTCGGAACATTTATATTGGGGAGGTAATTTTGAGCAGCTTAAATTACTTATTAAGGAAGGGAAAGTAGGAGTCAATGATGTTCGCTTTTATCTCGGCTATTCTGGCTGGTCTGTGGGGCAGTTGGAGGAGGAAATGAAAAGCAATTCGTGGATTGTGGCGAAGGCTTCTTACAAATATGTTTTTCAGACCCCTATAGAATCCCTCTGGAAAGACATTATGAAGGATATGGGAGGCGTATATAACACTATGTCAGGCTATCCTGAAAATCCAATGTTCAACTGA
- a CDS encoding DUF4105 domain-containing protein has product MVRVRRYSRAGFVLRTALLLLISILPVSIFASDIELSDSANITLLTCSPGADLYSAFGHNGIRVTDYKQGFDVVFNYGTFDFDQPGFYVNFVRGRMRYMLSTDRFSDFISQYRYEKRSILEQQLRLNSEDRKKIFAFLYNNALPENREYLYDFFWDNCATRPRDVFEKELKGRLKVNVDSSCGFEQQDHARHAPYLCRRTKVDHGEF; this is encoded by the coding sequence ATGGTAAGAGTTCGCCGCTACAGTAGAGCAGGTTTTGTATTGCGCACAGCCTTGCTATTGCTAATATCAATTCTTCCTGTTTCAATATTTGCCTCGGATATCGAGCTTTCAGATTCTGCCAATATTACCTTGCTTACCTGCTCTCCGGGAGCAGACCTATACTCGGCATTTGGCCATAACGGAATCAGAGTAACTGATTATAAACAAGGATTCGATGTGGTCTTTAATTACGGCACATTTGATTTTGACCAGCCTGGGTTCTACGTAAATTTTGTTCGTGGGCGAATGCGGTATATGCTTTCCACAGATCGCTTTAGCGACTTCATTTCCCAATATCGCTATGAGAAAAGAAGCATCCTGGAACAACAATTGAGACTGAACTCTGAGGATCGGAAGAAGATTTTCGCCTTCTTATATAATAATGCACTTCCTGAAAACCGTGAATACCTGTATGATTTCTTTTGGGACAACTGCGCCACTCGTCCGCGCGATGTGTTTGAAAAAGAACTGAAAGGAAGGCTCAAGGTAAATGTGGATTCGTCCTGTGGGTTTGAGCAACAAGACCATGCACGACATGCTCCGTATTTATGTAGGCGAACGAAAGTGGACCATGGCGAGTTTTGA
- a CDS encoding gliding motility-associated C-terminal domain-containing protein — MSRKSILIFAASLLLFCLATKAQPLNDDCFSASPITISASGVTCVNGTLAGATDDGQFSTCENAGSKEVWFTYIATGSNNQVVVRPTGTSPASNLVVNITNTTCGFASLNDCDAATTSGGTATVNWGYSPGSQIWVSVSSNSGSVGSFEICITSVTTPPSDGKDCSTAVPVCSQNSFTAPVTVGANGYTPPCFTSALQQPIIFKFTVGQTGLLNWKATPTCTGVDAAFTEFDWVMTDITGGCPGTLVACNYNFTASGVLYLSTTSPQGMQGGPAAGCSRTAVTGDPALEICPGVTVTAGRTYSIILDQFTTTSTCDLNFDFSGSTFQLAPTAAFTVTPASGCQNLNVTFNNSSVAASSYAWTFGDGTTSGVQNPPSKIYSATGTYLVSLATTAASGCTSVASQSVQVIPDPVVSLSDTTICPGDSAVLMAMPDISGGTYSWSPGGMSTQSIKVSPASTTAYTVTYNLLSCTATATATVNVAIVVFTVNAGNDTAFCAGRSTVLHGAVQPPGVYTYQWSPAGTLVGAGTLTPTATPAITTVYTLTVADTLGCRKTDGVQVRIDAIPTISASVDLNTICPGQQVQLNAVVNPVMTPITWSPSTGSNAVSNPGIINPVASPRSDQKYVVVALNNSCAAADSLVVRVDTSRLDAGPNISACVGSGADLTANVIGNVLPGPASFDWTILGGTSIGATQTIHVNPSSLTTYVVTLNGGACVKRDTITVTIGNLSPNTIATNVTCNGAATGKVKTIISGTPPYSFVWSANANTGNVDSAINLLAGTYQVTVTDGSSCSGTASSIITEPTALTFTNSGTPVSCFGGNDGTLSVTPSGGTGAYSYVWSNTDTTSDITALSAGNYSVTVTDANGCSSSASIPVDEPLAPLASGTTVVTNLLCHGSGTGSIVLSISGGTVPYTYSWSHNTSLNNATASSLSAGTYTVTITDARNCSLTETNSITEPSKITFNPPTITHSSCGGVADGSIDINAVGGVGSYTYTWNGVSGGNPRTNLAGGNYTIVATDANNCTASTSVTINQPAPILVVTNITHASCYLSSDGSISLTVSGGLPPYRFNWLGLGNSKDINTLSGGTYHCSISDSNGCSVEVDAVINEPEPLTMSLQSTGINCTDDWNGTISVFPSGGTAPYSYSATQDGSYFFFSEEVAIQGLPNGLFQVILADDNGCVYRDTISVADAIPDGFIFATDSTSCFGDQYNDGAIYITETTLANRPYQYSVDSGELQLSSDFYNLSSGAHILLAVNQYGCETKHTIVVPEPVDAFASILPSDTIIQLGQSVELQTVFGPYSSSAVTSYSWTPSLGLNCTDCANPYATPYTSNNEYKLLITYNKICTVSASVKVNMESRPEIFIPNSFSPNGDGNNDVFQIYGAAIKTTDLKIFNRWGELVFQSTNQFYGWDGTYKDRFKTPVCIHTPQ, encoded by the coding sequence ATGAGTAGGAAATCCATTTTGATATTTGCGGCTTCGTTGTTGCTATTTTGTTTGGCCACCAAAGCCCAACCGCTGAACGATGATTGTTTCAGTGCATCGCCTATTACGATTTCTGCCTCGGGGGTTACGTGCGTGAATGGAACCCTGGCGGGAGCGACGGATGATGGGCAGTTTTCGACCTGTGAAAATGCAGGCAGCAAAGAAGTTTGGTTCACCTATATCGCTACGGGAAGTAATAATCAGGTAGTGGTTCGTCCGACCGGGACCTCTCCTGCTTCAAATTTAGTGGTGAACATAACCAATACTACTTGTGGGTTTGCCTCATTGAATGATTGCGATGCGGCTACTACTTCGGGCGGCACGGCTACGGTGAATTGGGGTTATAGTCCCGGATCGCAAATTTGGGTTTCGGTATCTTCGAATAGCGGTTCAGTCGGCAGCTTTGAGATTTGTATTACTTCGGTCACCACTCCGCCATCGGATGGCAAAGACTGTAGCACGGCCGTACCGGTATGCAGCCAGAACTCTTTTACTGCACCGGTTACGGTTGGGGCAAACGGTTATACTCCACCGTGTTTTACCAGTGCGCTTCAACAGCCGATTATTTTCAAGTTTACCGTAGGCCAAACCGGCCTATTGAACTGGAAGGCGACCCCCACCTGCACGGGTGTGGATGCTGCGTTTACAGAGTTTGATTGGGTGATGACGGACATCACCGGCGGATGCCCGGGAACGCTGGTGGCTTGTAATTATAATTTTACGGCATCGGGTGTTTTATATCTATCCACCACCAGCCCTCAGGGAATGCAGGGCGGGCCAGCAGCGGGTTGCAGCCGAACGGCTGTGACCGGCGATCCGGCGTTGGAAATTTGTCCGGGTGTGACGGTTACGGCTGGTAGAACTTATTCGATTATTCTCGATCAGTTTACGACCACCTCTACTTGCGATCTTAATTTTGATTTCTCAGGAAGTACGTTTCAGTTGGCTCCTACTGCGGCTTTCACGGTTACTCCTGCATCGGGCTGTCAGAATCTAAACGTTACTTTTAATAACAGCAGCGTGGCAGCCAGTTCATACGCCTGGACTTTTGGCGATGGCACAACGTCCGGTGTTCAGAATCCGCCATCTAAAATATATTCTGCTACGGGAACTTATCTGGTATCGTTGGCTACTACCGCCGCGTCAGGATGTACCAGCGTGGCATCGCAATCGGTACAGGTGATACCGGACCCGGTGGTGAGTTTGAGTGATACTACTATTTGTCCCGGCGATAGCGCCGTACTTATGGCGATGCCTGATATTAGCGGCGGAACCTATTCTTGGTCGCCGGGCGGAATGAGTACTCAATCTATTAAAGTTTCACCTGCGTCCACTACTGCTTACACGGTGACTTATAATTTACTTAGCTGTACCGCTACAGCAACAGCTACTGTGAACGTGGCGATTGTGGTGTTCACCGTTAATGCGGGAAATGATACAGCGTTTTGTGCCGGTCGCTCGACGGTACTTCATGGCGCCGTTCAACCTCCGGGAGTTTATACTTATCAGTGGTCTCCGGCTGGAACGCTGGTAGGTGCCGGTACCTTGACACCGACAGCCACTCCGGCAATAACTACAGTTTATACGCTAACCGTTGCGGATACTTTGGGTTGTAGAAAGACGGATGGTGTTCAGGTAAGGATAGATGCCATTCCAACCATCAGTGCCTCAGTTGACTTAAACACTATTTGTCCCGGTCAACAGGTTCAGTTGAATGCAGTGGTCAATCCGGTAATGACCCCTATTACTTGGTCGCCTTCTACAGGTTCTAACGCGGTATCTAATCCGGGTATTATCAATCCGGTCGCGTCGCCGAGAAGTGACCAGAAGTATGTGGTCGTTGCTTTAAATAATAGTTGTGCTGCTGCTGATTCATTAGTTGTTAGGGTGGACACTTCGCGCCTTGATGCCGGTCCGAATATATCTGCTTGCGTTGGTTCAGGGGCCGACTTGACTGCTAATGTGATAGGAAACGTTTTGCCCGGTCCTGCATCGTTTGACTGGACCATTCTTGGAGGTACCAGTATAGGAGCTACGCAAACGATACATGTGAACCCGTCTTCGCTCACTACCTATGTTGTAACTTTGAACGGAGGGGCTTGCGTTAAGCGAGATACTATTACCGTGACCATAGGCAATTTGAGCCCGAACACAATAGCTACAAATGTTACCTGCAATGGTGCTGCAACCGGGAAAGTCAAAACAATCATCAGTGGTACCCCGCCGTATAGTTTCGTATGGAGCGCCAATGCAAATACGGGAAACGTGGACTCTGCCATCAACTTATTGGCTGGGACTTATCAGGTTACTGTTACGGATGGTAGCAGTTGTAGCGGCACAGCTTCCTCGATAATTACAGAACCAACGGCATTGACTTTTACTAATTCCGGCACACCGGTCTCCTGTTTTGGGGGAAATGATGGCACTCTTTCGGTGACGCCTTCCGGTGGAACCGGTGCTTATAGTTATGTATGGAGTAATACAGACACCACCTCAGATATTACCGCCCTTTCTGCCGGTAACTATTCGGTGACCGTGACCGATGCCAATGGTTGTTCTTCATCGGCTTCGATTCCGGTAGATGAACCTTTAGCTCCTCTTGCTTCGGGTACTACAGTGGTTACCAATTTGTTATGTCATGGTTCGGGAACCGGATCTATTGTTTTAAGTATTAGCGGTGGCACCGTTCCTTATACTTATTCGTGGAGCCATAATACTTCTTTGAATAATGCAACGGCTTCTTCGCTTTCTGCGGGCACCTATACGGTTACAATAACGGATGCAAGAAACTGTTCTCTTACAGAGACCAATTCAATAACAGAGCCTAGCAAAATTACTTTTAATCCACCTACTATTACTCACTCCAGTTGTGGCGGCGTTGCTGATGGAAGTATAGATATAAATGCAGTTGGAGGAGTCGGCTCCTATACCTATACGTGGAACGGAGTATCGGGAGGAAATCCGCGCACGAACCTTGCAGGTGGAAACTATACCATTGTAGCAACCGACGCTAATAATTGCACGGCTTCTACTTCAGTTACTATCAATCAACCGGCACCAATTTTAGTGGTAACGAATATTACCCATGCCAGTTGCTATCTATCCAGTGATGGAAGTATTTCTCTTACAGTTTCCGGTGGTTTACCTCCCTATAGATTCAATTGGCTTGGATTGGGAAATTCCAAAGATATCAATACACTAAGTGGAGGCACTTATCATTGCTCGATATCTGACAGCAACGGTTGCAGTGTGGAAGTGGACGCTGTCATTAATGAGCCGGAACCGCTCACAATGAGTTTGCAATCAACCGGAATTAATTGCACCGATGATTGGAACGGAACAATTTCCGTTTTCCCTTCGGGCGGTACAGCACCATATTCATACTCTGCGACACAAGACGGCTCATACTTTTTCTTTTCTGAAGAGGTGGCCATTCAAGGTTTGCCCAATGGCCTGTTCCAAGTTATTCTGGCCGATGATAATGGCTGCGTTTATAGGGATACTATTTCTGTTGCAGATGCTATCCCCGATGGATTTATTTTTGCGACGGATTCTACTTCATGCTTTGGCGATCAATATAATGACGGCGCGATTTATATTACCGAAACAACTTTGGCAAATAGACCCTATCAGTACTCGGTTGATAGCGGTGAACTTCAGCTCAGCAGCGACTTTTATAATCTCAGTTCGGGAGCGCATATATTATTAGCTGTCAATCAATATGGCTGTGAGACGAAACATACCATAGTAGTTCCTGAACCGGTTGATGCCTTTGCCAGTATTCTTCCCTCAGATACTATTATTCAATTGGGTCAATCCGTTGAGTTGCAAACCGTCTTCGGCCCCTATTCTTCATCTGCTGTTACCTCCTACTCTTGGACACCTTCCCTGGGTTTGAATTGTACGGACTGCGCTAATCCGTACGCTACTCCTTACACAAGTAACAATGAATATAAACTGCTGATTACTTACAACAAGATTTGTACAGTAAGCGCCTCAGTGAAGGTGAATATGGAGAGCCGTCCTGAGATATTTATACCGAATTCCTTTTCGCCAAATGGGGATGGGAATAATGATGTATTCCAGATCTATGGTGCGGCGATTAAGACCACCGACTTGAAGATATTTAACCGGTGGGGTGAACTGGTGTTTCAAAGTACTAACCAGTTCTATGGTTGGGATGGAACCTACAAGGACAGATTCAAAACCCCGGTGTGTATTCATACACCGCAGTGA